A genomic stretch from Aedes albopictus strain Foshan chromosome 2, AalbF5, whole genome shotgun sequence includes:
- the LOC109415939 gene encoding uncharacterized protein LOC109415939 yields MFMKKLRRIIKAKKYSMEEYTDLASEIQTTFFEENIEMTDRTIYVAFSVLPYMLRQMFVQKGLKKSRPSVLMCKESFITTINTEAKLAETVEKRRKTATENKTRVQPYIVVVQAEKALQSFFVVFDFLIFKANCMLAAVDLHFKLHAVFNLEYSELSTNVMIFIQKYFYNLSYKNQRVVSSVAALISDLDRA; encoded by the exons ATGTTCATGAAAAAACTACGCCGCATTatcaaagcaaaaaaatactcgaTGGAGGAATACACCGATCTGGCCAGTGAGATACAGACAACTTTTTTTGAGGAAAACATCGAAATGACGG ACCGAACTATTTATGTTGCCTTTAGTGTGCTCCCGTATATGCTTCGTCAGATGTTTGTGCAGAAAGGGTTGAAAAAATCGCGACCTTCGGTACTGATGTGTAAAGAGTCTTTTATCACTACAATAAAC ACAGAGGCTAAATTAGCTGAAACGGTGGAAAAGCGGCGTAAAACAGCTACCGAAAACAAAACACGTGTGCAGCCGTACATTGTAGTGGTACAGGCGGAAAAGGCTTTGCAatctttttttgttgtttttgatttcCTTATATTCAAAGCCAACTGCATGCTAGCTGCAGTGGATCTACATTTTAAACTGCATGCAGTGTTTAATTTAGAATATTCAGAATTGAGCACAAACGTaatgatatttattcagaaatatttctacaATTTAAGCTACAAAAACCAACGCGTGGTTTCGTCTGTTGCAGCGCTTATTTCGGATCTTGATCGCGCTTAA